In Legionella cardiaca, a genomic segment contains:
- a CDS encoding response regulator codes for MKSDLNSNKKSDIFELLFNSMPFTYIFWKNRQGIYMGANSNQIAMFGHNGKDFIGKTIYEVLNDYESAKLIDDIDTKIMCDGVPVTIEEPVTTPQGEQRVFLSQKQPIRNYNNEIIGLLGFSLDITERKKMEDDLRHSKELAEAANKAKTEFLENMRHDIRTPLTGIVGFADILRMEADSPHLKEYADNLIASSYALLDLLDEVLEAIRVSSGEIPKLKKKFNLRKTLQGIIELTRAKAAQKKIELTLNFDSNIPSYLIGDKVRVHRIILELVANALNFTDAGFVKLSALLSKRNHRELIIKLIVEDSGIGIPKDKQQEIYVQFKRLTPSYQGIYKGAGLGLSVVKQFVDELEGEIYVESELRKGSRFTCIIPLQESLLDEALGIDEEIDSLVDHPYERTFAQEIKPISPALEQKQHRILVVEDNTIAQTIAKSLLNTLNCNVDIADSGKKGIEQWRTGQYDLIFMDIGLPDMNGYEVTHLIRIQELPKKSHIPIIALTAHAGDENKKRCIDAGMNAVITKPLTARNCTDIIDTFIPGRKKDEDTQALPVLSGTWEENSSLFDLTEYPILDIEEGIRTTGDKNMLAEMLTIMVDESLPGDLELLIQTHDANNWDKTQQIAHKIKSGAVYVGTVKVKMACQYFEQYWKSGQRELLEKLYQQVIATIHESLEEIRKWLTTNK; via the coding sequence ATGAAATCAGATCTCAATTCTAACAAGAAATCCGACATCTTTGAGTTATTGTTCAATAGTATGCCTTTTACTTATATTTTTTGGAAAAATAGGCAAGGCATTTATATGGGCGCAAATTCCAATCAAATTGCAATGTTTGGTCATAATGGTAAAGACTTTATTGGCAAAACCATTTATGAAGTTCTTAATGATTATGAATCAGCTAAATTAATTGATGATATTGATACTAAGATAATGTGCGATGGCGTACCCGTTACCATTGAAGAACCAGTGACTACCCCTCAGGGCGAACAACGCGTTTTTCTTTCGCAAAAACAGCCCATTAGAAATTATAACAATGAAATCATTGGCTTATTGGGCTTTTCTTTGGATATTACCGAAAGAAAAAAAATGGAGGATGATTTAAGGCATTCTAAAGAATTGGCAGAGGCTGCGAATAAAGCAAAAACTGAATTTCTGGAAAATATGCGACATGATATCCGCACCCCATTAACAGGGATTGTGGGTTTTGCAGACATTTTGAGGATGGAAGCGGATAGTCCGCATTTAAAAGAGTATGCTGATAATTTAATCGCTTCAAGCTATGCTTTACTCGACTTACTCGATGAGGTTCTAGAAGCAATTCGGGTAAGTTCAGGAGAAATTCCTAAACTTAAGAAAAAATTTAATCTTCGTAAAACATTACAGGGTATTATTGAATTAACGAGGGCTAAAGCCGCGCAAAAAAAAATAGAGCTTACATTAAATTTTGACTCCAATATTCCCAGTTATTTGATTGGGGACAAGGTGAGGGTTCACCGTATTATTTTAGAGCTTGTTGCGAATGCCCTTAATTTTACAGATGCAGGCTTCGTAAAACTCTCAGCGCTGTTATCCAAACGCAATCATCGAGAATTAATCATTAAATTAATCGTAGAAGACTCAGGCATTGGCATTCCCAAAGATAAACAACAAGAAATTTATGTCCAATTTAAACGTCTAACGCCCTCTTACCAGGGAATTTATAAAGGCGCAGGTCTTGGTTTGTCAGTTGTTAAACAATTTGTTGATGAATTGGAAGGAGAAATTTATGTTGAAAGTGAATTGCGCAAAGGCTCGCGATTCACTTGTATTATTCCATTACAAGAATCGTTGCTCGATGAAGCTTTAGGGATTGATGAAGAAATAGACAGTCTAGTCGATCATCCCTACGAAAGAACTTTTGCGCAAGAAATTAAACCCATTTCTCCCGCTTTAGAACAAAAACAACATCGGATATTAGTGGTTGAGGACAATACTATTGCCCAAACTATAGCAAAATCACTGCTTAACACTCTAAATTGCAATGTCGATATCGCTGATAGTGGTAAAAAAGGCATTGAACAGTGGCGAACGGGACAATACGATTTAATTTTTATGGATATTGGCCTCCCGGATATGAATGGTTATGAGGTCACCCATCTCATTCGCATCCAGGAATTACCTAAAAAATCCCATATTCCCATCATTGCTCTCACTGCCCATGCTGGCGATGAGAATAAAAAACGCTGTATTGATGCCGGAATGAATGCAGTTATTACTAAACCACTCACAGCCAGGAATTGTACCGATATCATTGATACTTTTATTCCTGGTCGAAAAAAAGATGAAGATACACAGGCTTTACCAGTCCTTTCTGGCACATGGGAGGAAAATTCAAGTTTGTTTGATTTAACTGAATATCCAATATTGGATATTGAAGAAGGAATCCGTACCACGGGTGATAAAAATATGCTGGCTGAAATGTTAACCATTATGGTGGATGAATCTCTACCTGGTGATTTAGAATTATTAATACAAACTCACGATGCTAATAATTGGGATAAAACACAACAGATAGCTCATAAAATAAAAAGTGGTGCAGTTTATGTAGGCACGGTAAAGGTTAAAATGGCTTGCCAATACTTTGAACAGTACTGGAAATCAGGACAACGTGAACTACTTGAAAAACTATATCAACAAGTCATTGCTACAATTCACGAAAGTTTAGAAGAAATACGTAAATGGTTAACAACCAACAAATAA